From a single Buchnera aphidicola (Aphis craccivora) genomic region:
- the prfA gene encoding peptide chain release factor 1: MNASIINKLKSLKYRYQEIEVLLTQKDTILNQDKLKNLSKEYLKLSEIIKYFIEWEKIEYDMKDINALFDDKEMFDVAKEEYYILKKQKKKLEKKIKILLLPEDPNDQHSCLIEIRAATGGDESSIFAGQLFRMYIRYAESYMWKTEIMSSSENEKGGFKEIIVKITGKGASGRLKFESGGHRVQRVPETESQGRIHTSTCTIAVMPVLPKTEKEEINLSDLKIDTFRSSGAGGQHVNTTDSAIRITHVPTGYVVECQDERSQHKNKAKALSILSARLYTAKLEKNQQENSSMRRVLLGSGSRSDRNRTYNFPQNRITDHRINLTIYKLDEVLEGKLDYLIKPIIQEYQADMLSSLSEFKV, encoded by the coding sequence ATGAACGCATCTATTATTAATAAATTAAAGTCTTTAAAATATCGTTATCAAGAAATTGAAGTGTTACTTACTCAAAAAGACACTATATTAAATCAAGATAAATTAAAAAACTTATCTAAAGAATATTTAAAACTTTCTGAAATTATTAAATATTTTATTGAGTGGGAAAAAATAGAATATGATATGAAAGATATAAATGCTTTATTTGATGATAAAGAAATGTTTGATGTAGCAAAAGAAGAATATTACATACTTAAAAAACAAAAAAAAAAATTAGAAAAAAAAATCAAAATATTATTATTACCTGAAGATCCTAATGATCAGCATAGTTGTTTAATTGAAATTCGAGCAGCTACAGGTGGAGATGAATCATCTATTTTTGCAGGTCAACTATTTAGAATGTATATAAGATATGCTGAAAGTTATATGTGGAAAACAGAAATAATGAGTTCTAGTGAAAATGAAAAGGGAGGATTTAAAGAAATTATAGTTAAAATTACAGGAAAAGGTGCTTCTGGTCGTTTAAAATTTGAATCAGGAGGGCATCGCGTCCAACGAGTACCGGAAACTGAATCGCAAGGGAGAATTCATACATCTACTTGTACTATTGCTGTAATGCCTGTCCTTCCTAAAACAGAAAAAGAAGAAATTAATTTATCTGATTTAAAAATTGATACTTTTCGTTCTTCTGGAGCTGGTGGTCAACATGTTAATACTACTGATTCAGCCATTAGAATTACTCATGTACCAACAGGATATGTAGTAGAATGTCAAGATGAACGATCACAACATAAAAACAAAGCAAAAGCTTTATCTATTTTATCTGCTCGTTTATATACTGCAAAATTAGAAAAAAATCAACAAGAAAATTCTTCTATGAGACGTGTCTTATTAGGTAGTGGATCAAGATCAGATAGAAATCGAACATATAATTTTCCGCAAAATAGAATTACAGATCATAGAATTAATTTAACTATATATAAATTAGATGAAGTATTAGAAGGAAAATTAGATTATTTGATTAAACCAATAATTCAAGAATATCAAGCAGATATGCTCTCTTCTTTATCTGAGTTTAAAGTATGA
- a CDS encoding HemK/PrmC family methyltransferase, which produces MKIYQWLQETIKIFSNFEYPRYEAEILLSHVLKRSRSWIIAFDEKKLNEFTQKKLKNFVDRRLIGEPMAYILGKKDFWSLSLHVSPDTLIPRPDTEILVEKVLSKINKDQKYILDLGTGCGAIALALASICSNFNITAVDNSNKAIKIAKTNAIELNLNNIFFFIVIGFHI; this is translated from the coding sequence ATGAAAATATATCAATGGCTACAGGAAACAATTAAAATATTCTCTAATTTTGAATATCCTCGATATGAAGCTGAAATATTATTAAGTCATGTATTAAAACGTTCACGATCTTGGATTATAGCTTTTGATGAAAAAAAATTAAATGAATTTACTCAAAAAAAGTTAAAAAATTTTGTTGATCGAAGATTAATAGGTGAACCTATGGCTTATATATTAGGAAAAAAAGATTTTTGGTCTTTATCTTTACATGTATCTCCAGATACTTTAATTCCTAGACCTGATACAGAAATTTTAGTTGAAAAAGTATTATCTAAAATTAATAAAGATCAAAAATACATTCTTGATTTAGGAACAGGCTGTGGAGCCATCGCATTAGCACTTGCAAGCATTTGTTCAAATTTCAACATTACGGCTGTTGACAATTCAAATAAAGCTATTAAAATAGCTAAAACAAATGCGATAGAATTAAATTTAAATAATATTTTTTTTTTTATAGTAATTGGTTTTCACATATAA
- the sirB1 gene encoding invasion regulator SirB1: protein MKSFSKNNLSKLSLFDSIIAASQFIREDFPVESVVLDMCNKIQEAQSYISSEIEPNQKLKKLLNLFYKNWNFGGASGIYKLSDVLWIDNVLKTRQGTAVSLGVLLLHIAKELKLPLNPVAFPTQLILRADWSNKKKWLINPFNGDLLDQHTLEVWLKGNISPTAELYENDLYQAESITIIRKMLNTLKSALMEEKNMELALNVSNVLLQIDPNDPYEIRDRGLIYAHLECNHVALTDLLYFVENCPEDPISEIIKVQIHTIEQKKMILH, encoded by the coding sequence ATGAAATCTTTTTCAAAAAATAATTTATCTAAATTATCATTATTTGATTCTATTATAGCTGCTTCTCAGTTTATTCGAGAAGATTTTCCTGTAGAATCTGTAGTTTTAGATATGTGCAATAAAATTCAAGAAGCACAATCTTATATTTCATCTGAAATTGAACCAAATCAAAAATTAAAAAAATTATTAAATTTATTTTATAAAAATTGGAATTTTGGTGGAGCAAGTGGTATTTATAAACTTTCGGATGTATTGTGGATTGATAATGTTTTGAAAACTAGACAAGGTACTGCTGTGTCTTTAGGTGTTCTTTTATTACATATTGCGAAAGAATTAAAATTACCATTAAATCCTGTAGCATTTCCTACACAATTAATACTAAGAGCTGATTGGTCAAATAAAAAAAAGTGGTTAATTAATCCGTTTAATGGTGATCTTTTAGATCAGCACACATTAGAAGTATGGTTAAAAGGAAATATTAGTCCAACAGCAGAGTTATATGAAAATGATTTATATCAAGCTGAGTCTATTACTATTATTCGAAAAATGTTAAATACTTTAAAATCAGCTCTAATGGAAGAAAAAAATATGGAATTAGCTCTAAATGTCAGTAATGTTCTCTTACAAATTGATCCTAATGATCCATATGAAATCCGTGATAGAGGATTGATTTATGCACATTTAGAGTGTAATCATGTTGCTTTAACAGATTTACTTTATTTTGTTGAAAATTGTCCGGAAGACCCTATTAGCGAAATAATTAAAGTTCAAATTCATACTATTGAACAAAAAAAAATGATATTACATTAA
- the nadE gene encoding ammonia-dependent NAD(+) synthetase encodes MILQKKIIKLLNVKSKIVPKIEINNRIIRLKKYLLQNIHLKSLIVAISGGQDSTLTGKLCQITIEQLRKEKKDQSYQFIALRLPYGIQKDEEDCKKVIDFINPDKIFTINIKKSVLSSELSLNIAGIKISDHVKGNEKARERMKVQYSVASMQNGIVVGTGNAAEIITGFFTKHGDHGVDINLISQLNKRQGRLLLKELNCPENLYLKTPTADLEDNNPQKPDEFALGIQYNIIDSYLEGKKISKLDKKFIEKLYLNTQHKRNTINIG; translated from the coding sequence ATGATATTACAAAAAAAAATTATTAAACTACTAAATGTAAAATCAAAAATTGTGCCAAAAATAGAAATTAATAATCGTATTATACGATTAAAAAAATACTTACTGCAAAACATTCATTTAAAATCTTTAATTGTAGCGATCAGTGGAGGTCAAGATTCTACATTAACAGGAAAATTGTGCCAAATAACCATTGAACAATTACGTAAAGAAAAAAAAGATCAATCCTATCAATTTATTGCATTAAGATTACCATATGGCATTCAAAAAGATGAAGAAGATTGTAAAAAAGTAATTGATTTTATTAATCCAGATAAAATTTTTACAATTAATATTAAAAAATCAGTCTTAAGTAGTGAATTATCATTGAATATAGCAGGAATTAAAATTTCAGATCATGTTAAAGGAAACGAAAAAGCAAGAGAAAGAATGAAAGTACAATATAGCGTAGCTTCAATGCAAAATGGAATAGTTGTAGGAACAGGAAACGCTGCAGAAATTATTACAGGTTTTTTTACTAAACATGGAGATCATGGAGTAGATATTAATCTTATATCTCAATTAAATAAACGACAAGGTCGATTATTGTTAAAAGAATTAAATTGTCCTGAAAATTTATATTTAAAAACACCAACAGCAGATCTTGAAGATAATAATCCACAAAAACCAGACGAATTTGCTTTAGGCATTCAATATAATATAATTGATTCCTATTTAGAAGGAAAAAAAATTAGTAAACTAGATAAAAAATTTATTGAAAAACTTTATCTAAATACACAACATAAAAGAAACACAATTAATATTGGATAA
- a CDS encoding acetate kinase, with product MLNNLIFVLNCGSSSIKFSILNPTTKKKYLSGLVECLFLKKTYVKWKHSGIKYKKYIGSYINHQDALNFIFNQVLSKEKNIYNNIVGIGHRVVHGGKKINKSVLINTEIINFIENAIPFAPLHNPANLIGIKMVMEKFPILSNKNVAVFDTSFYQKMPKTSFLYAIPYLFYKKHHIRRYGAHGISHNYVSSQASIMLNKDFNLLNIITCHLGNGSSVAAIRNGVCVDTSMGLTPLEGLVMGTRSGDIDPSIIFFMHKQIGLSIDQINTILTKESGLLGLSGISSDFRYLEKNYSTSKNAKLSVDIFCHRLSKYIASYICLMDKSLDAVVFTGGIGENVSLVREITLSKLYLMGFKIDIEKNLLIKNGKSGLITINSSIPALVIPTNEELLIAEETMKIVG from the coding sequence ATATTGAATAATTTAATTTTTGTATTAAATTGTGGTAGTTCGTCTATAAAATTTTCTATATTAAACCCAACAACTAAAAAAAAATATTTATCTGGTTTAGTAGAGTGTTTATTTTTAAAAAAGACATATGTTAAGTGGAAACATTCGGGTATAAAATATAAAAAATATATAGGTTCTTATATAAATCATCAAGATGCTTTAAATTTTATTTTTAACCAAGTTTTATCAAAAGAAAAAAATATATATAATAATATCGTTGGTATAGGACATAGAGTTGTTCATGGTGGAAAGAAAATAAATAAATCTGTTTTAATTAATACTGAAATTATAAATTTTATTGAAAATGCTATTCCATTTGCGCCATTACATAATCCTGCAAATTTAATAGGAATTAAAATGGTGATGGAAAAATTTCCTATTTTATCAAATAAAAATGTAGCAGTTTTTGATACTTCTTTTTATCAAAAGATGCCAAAAACTTCATTTTTATATGCTATTCCATATCTTTTTTATAAAAAACACCATATTCGACGTTATGGTGCGCATGGCATAAGTCATAATTATGTTTCAAGTCAAGCATCTATTATGTTAAATAAAGATTTTAATTTGTTAAATATTATAACATGTCATTTAGGAAACGGATCTTCTGTGGCTGCAATTCGAAATGGAGTTTGTGTAGATACTTCCATGGGTTTAACACCCTTAGAAGGTTTAGTTATGGGTACTCGAAGTGGTGATATAGATCCTTCAATTATTTTTTTTATGCATAAACAAATTGGATTAAGTATTGATCAAATTAATACAATATTAACAAAAGAATCAGGTTTATTAGGATTAAGCGGAATCAGTAGTGATTTTCGTTATCTTGAAAAAAATTATTCTACTAGTAAAAACGCAAAGTTGTCTGTAGATATTTTTTGTCATCGATTATCTAAGTATATTGCTTCGTATATATGTTTGATGGATAAGAGTTTGGATGCGGTAGTTTTTACTGGTGGAATTGGCGAAAATGTTTCATTAGTCAGAGAAATAACTTTGTCAAAATTGTATTTAATGGGTTTTAAGATTGATATAGAAAAAAATCTTTTAATTAAAAATGGAAAAAGTGGTTTAATTACTATAAATAGTTCTATTCCAGCTTTAGTAATTCCAACAAACGAAGAGTTGTTAATAGCAGAAGAAACAATGAAAATAGTTGGTTAA
- the pta gene encoding phosphate acetyltransferase, giving the protein MSRIIMLVPLNENVGLTTTTLSLVYLISKKTKKNFFKSFFYFSLINDAIDNTKFIINKYFLNNIILLKNIDFSKQYFNSDQYHKLVNQVIEQCYNKKDTNGLILIKGINKNQNIDANRINYEVSQNINAEVIFVEHLKEYSLKYINKKEKNIKIFLNDSKYKNILGFIFNNINSPFIKKEYDFIENLNVLYNFKQSKNILKIKKDIFSKDNFFSILACIPWNKNLLIPSVIEICSFLNANIVDIQNKKHYIVKKIIIFDENYDKIIIKNYNYCLFLICLNRFETFFDKLYSRLETNKISGIILTGVSKFTKKILFLIDCLKDSKVPIFFVNTNTIKTLSQLQKFNFNINFYDKLHIHKILKYISKHFKNINLNFFQNKIINYNKKYSPKAFCHHLKILSKKNKKRIILPEAYEPRILKAASISQDFGIAECVLLGSSKKIFQIANDKGIYLSKNITIIEPDSIRDNYVSRFLELRRRKGLTEFSAIKQLQDNTVLATLILESDKVDGLVSGSINTTANIIRPAFQIIKTNPIYSLVSSIFFMLFPQEVYIYGDCAINIDPTAEQLAEIAIQSANSAKTFGIEPRIAMLSYSSGYSGNGLQVEKVRNATTLAKLKQPDLIIEGPIQYDAAISKTVSALKVPNSSLSGSANVFIFPDLNSGNITYKAIQRSLNLICIGPMLQGLKKPVNDLSRGASIEDIVYTIALTTIQS; this is encoded by the coding sequence ATGTCACGTATTATAATGTTAGTTCCTTTAAATGAAAATGTTGGTTTGACAACTACTACTTTAAGTTTAGTTTATTTAATTAGTAAAAAAACAAAAAAAAATTTTTTTAAATCTTTTTTTTATTTTTCTCTTATAAATGATGCAATAGATAATACTAAATTTATCATTAATAAATATTTTTTAAATAATATAATTTTATTAAAGAATATAGATTTTTCAAAACAATATTTTAATTCCGATCAATATCATAAACTTGTTAATCAAGTGATTGAACAATGTTACAATAAAAAAGATACTAATGGATTAATTTTAATTAAAGGTATAAATAAAAATCAAAATATTGACGCCAATAGAATAAATTATGAAGTTTCTCAAAATATAAATGCTGAAGTAATATTTGTAGAGCATTTAAAAGAATATTCTTTAAAATATATTAATAAAAAAGAAAAAAATATAAAAATATTTTTAAACGATAGTAAATATAAAAATATTTTGGGTTTTATTTTTAATAATATAAATTCTCCTTTCATAAAAAAAGAATATGATTTTATAGAAAATTTAAATGTTTTATATAATTTTAAACAAAGTAAAAATATTTTAAAAATTAAAAAAGATATCTTTTCTAAAGATAATTTTTTTTCTATATTAGCTTGTATTCCTTGGAATAAAAATTTATTAATACCATCTGTAATAGAAATTTGTAGTTTTTTAAATGCAAATATTGTTGATATTCAAAATAAGAAACACTATATTGTCAAAAAAATAATAATATTTGATGAAAATTATGACAAAATAATAATAAAGAATTATAATTATTGTTTGTTTTTAATTTGTTTAAATCGATTCGAAACATTCTTTGATAAGTTATATTCTAGATTAGAAACAAATAAAATCAGTGGTATTATTTTAACAGGAGTATCTAAATTTACAAAAAAGATTTTATTTTTAATTGATTGTTTAAAAGATAGTAAAGTTCCTATTTTTTTTGTCAATACAAACACAATAAAAACACTATCTCAATTGCAAAAATTTAATTTTAATATTAATTTTTATGATAAATTACATATTCACAAAATATTAAAATATATTTCCAAACATTTTAAAAATATTAATTTAAATTTTTTCCAAAATAAAATAATTAATTATAATAAAAAATATTCACCTAAAGCATTTTGTCATCACTTAAAAATATTATCTAAAAAAAATAAAAAACGTATTATACTTCCTGAAGCGTATGAACCTCGCATATTAAAAGCCGCTTCAATTTCTCAAGATTTTGGAATTGCAGAATGTGTATTATTAGGAAGCTCAAAAAAAATTTTTCAGATAGCTAATGATAAAGGAATTTATTTAAGTAAAAATATTACTATTATAGAACCTGATTCGATACGAGATAATTATGTTTCAAGGTTTTTAGAATTAAGAAGAAGAAAAGGTTTAACTGAATTTTCTGCAATAAAACAATTACAAGATAATACTGTTTTAGCAACATTAATTTTAGAATCTGATAAAGTTGATGGCTTAGTTTCTGGTTCGATTAATACAACAGCTAATATTATACGTCCAGCATTTCAAATTATCAAAACTAATCCTATTTATTCTTTGGTTTCTTCTATATTTTTCATGTTGTTTCCTCAAGAAGTATATATTTATGGTGATTGTGCTATTAATATAGATCCAACTGCTGAACAATTAGCAGAAATTGCAATTCAATCTGCTAACTCAGCTAAAACTTTTGGTATAGAGCCACGTATAGCAATGTTATCTTATTCTAGCGGGTATTCTGGAAATGGATTGCAAGTAGAAAAAGTTAGAAATGCAACTACTCTTGCAAAATTAAAACAGCCTGATTTAATAATTGAAGGTCCTATTCAATATGATGCAGCTATTTCAAAAACAGTTTCTGCATTAAAAGTTCCAAATTCATCACTTTCAGGATCTGCAAATGTTTTTATTTTTCCAGATTTAAATTCTGGAAATATAACTTATAAAGCAATACAACGTTCTTTAAATCTGATTTGTATTGGACCTATGTTACAAGGATTGAAAAAACCAGTAAATGATTTATCAAGAGGAGCATCAATTGAAGATATTGTTTATACTATTGCTTTAACTACAATTCAATCATGA
- the yfaE gene encoding class I ribonucleotide reductase maintenance protein YfaE, with product MNYSTIKILNKKTIIYTQNISLLSILKKNNIHIGYQCKSGYCGTCRIEIIQGKVNYLIKQPIAALFKKNEIFPCCCKPNGNIIIKINHD from the coding sequence ATGAACTACTCTACTATTAAGATATTAAATAAAAAAACCATCATTTATACACAAAATATTTCGTTATTATCTATTTTAAAAAAAAATAATATACATATAGGATATCAATGTAAATCTGGGTATTGCGGTACATGTCGAATAGAAATAATACAAGGAAAGGTAAATTATTTAATAAAACAGCCTATAGCTGCTTTATTTAAAAAAAATGAAATTTTTCCATGTTGTTGTAAACCAAATGGTAATATTATCATTAAAATAAATCATGATTGA
- the nrdB gene encoding class Ia ribonucleoside-diphosphate reductase subunit beta: MAYTTFSKEKNNQLIEPMFFGQSVNIARYDQQKYNIFEKLIEKQLSFFWRPEEIDLSQDRIDFQNLPTHEKHIFISNLKYQTLLDSIQGRSPNIAFLPIISIPELETWIETWSFSETIHSRSYTHIIRNIINNPSIIFDDIITNKNINDRAKDISIYYDELIKMTSYWHLLGEGDHIVNQKKIYIDLNILKKKLYLCLISVNVLEAIRFYVSFACSFAFAEREVMEGNAKIIRLIARDEALHLTGTQHILYLLANKKKNENMSNIITECKEIATQIFISASEQEKKWAEYLFQDGSMLGLNKDILCQYIEYITNIRMDAIGLKMPFEKRSNPIPWIDSWLNSDYIQNAPQETEISSYLVGQIDSDLSNQEFKKFKL; encoded by the coding sequence GTGGCTTATACAACATTTTCAAAAGAAAAAAATAATCAGCTAATAGAGCCTATGTTTTTTGGGCAATCTGTAAACATAGCTCGATATGATCAACAAAAATATAATATTTTTGAAAAATTAATTGAAAAACAACTTTCGTTTTTCTGGAGACCAGAAGAAATAGACTTATCTCAAGATCGAATAGATTTTCAAAATCTTCCTACGCATGAAAAACATATTTTCATTAGCAATTTAAAATATCAAACATTACTTGACTCGATTCAAGGAAGAAGCCCAAACATTGCTTTTTTACCTATTATATCTATTCCTGAATTAGAAACATGGATTGAAACATGGTCATTTTCAGAAACAATTCATTCTCGTTCTTATACTCATATAATTAGAAATATTATAAATAACCCATCTATTATTTTTGATGATATTATAACTAATAAAAATATTAATGACAGAGCTAAAGATATTTCCATTTACTATGATGAGTTAATTAAAATGACTAGTTACTGGCATTTATTAGGAGAAGGAGACCATATTGTTAATCAAAAAAAAATTTATATTGATTTAAATATATTAAAGAAAAAATTATATCTTTGTTTAATTAGCGTTAACGTATTAGAAGCTATTAGATTTTATGTTAGCTTTGCTTGCTCATTTGCGTTTGCAGAAAGAGAAGTTATGGAAGGAAATGCAAAAATTATCAGATTAATTGCAAGAGATGAAGCATTACATTTAACTGGCACTCAACATATTTTATATCTTTTAGCTAATAAAAAAAAGAATGAAAATATGAGTAATATTATTACAGAATGTAAAGAAATAGCAACTCAAATTTTTATATCTGCCTCAGAACAAGAAAAAAAATGGGCAGAATATTTATTTCAAGATGGTTCAATGCTCGGACTAAATAAAGATATACTATGTCAATATATAGAATATATTACTAATATTCGAATGGATGCCATAGGTCTAAAAATGCCTTTTGAAAAAAGATCTAATCCTATACCTTGGATTGATTCTTGGTTAAATTCCGATTATATACAAAACGCTCCTCAAGAAACTGAAATTAGCTCTTATTTAGTAGGTCAAATCGATTCTGATCTATCTAATCAAGAATTTAAAAAGTTTAAATTATAA
- the nrdA gene encoding class 1a ribonucleoside-diphosphate reductase subunit alpha, protein MKNSLFVTKRDGRKEKINLDKIHKVLNWAAKGLENISVSQVELRSRIQFYDNITTINIHETIIKAAADLISQDTPDYQYMAARLAIFHLRKKAYNQFEPPILYNHVKKLVNSGKYDKNLLQNYSFEEYVVMNSFLDHCRDMNFSYAAVKQLEGKYLLQNRITGKIYESAQFLYILISACLFAKYPKNIRMNYVKRFYDAISTFKISLPTPIMSGVRTPTRQFSSCVLIECADNLNSINATTSCIVKYVSQRAGIGINAGQIRALGSPIRNGEAFHTGCIPFYKLFQSAVKSCSQGGVRGGAATVFYPIWHLEIENLLVLKNNRGIEENRVRHLDYAVQINKLMYQRMLLGKNITLFSPSDVPELYENFFSNQKKFKEIYIEYEKNKTIRKKTIKAIDLFSLIMQERTSTGRIYIQNVDHCNSHSSFNPKLAPIKQSNLCLEITLPTKPLDDIYDENGEIALCTLSALNLGLIKDLKELEELSILSVRALDEILEYQNYPIVSAKNSSIERRSLGIGVINFAYYLAKNKVRYSDGSAKKLTHRTFEAIQYYLLKASCELAKEKGSCILFNQTNYYLGKLPIDTYKKDVDIICNEPLHLNWNLLRKKIKKHGLRNSTLSALMPSETSSQISNATNGIEPPRGFISIKASKDGMLKQVVPEYKKLKSQYELLWDIPNNTGYLELVAIMQKFIDQSISVNTNYDPKRFTNEKIPMKQLLYDLLVAYKLGIKTLYYQNTRDGAEDNYNFNKYETSKEDNCTSGSCII, encoded by the coding sequence ATGAAAAATAGTCTATTTGTGACTAAACGTGATGGAAGAAAAGAAAAAATCAACTTAGATAAAATTCATAAAGTTTTAAATTGGGCAGCTAAAGGATTAGAAAATATATCTGTTTCCCAAGTGGAATTACGCTCACGCATTCAATTTTATGATAATATAACAACTATTAATATACATGAAACAATTATTAAAGCAGCAGCAGATCTAATATCGCAAGATACACCTGATTATCAATATATGGCTGCTCGACTTGCTATTTTTCATCTCAGAAAAAAAGCTTATAATCAATTTGAACCACCAATACTATACAACCATGTTAAAAAATTAGTAAACTCAGGCAAGTATGATAAAAATTTATTACAAAATTATTCTTTTGAAGAATATGTAGTGATGAATTCTTTTCTTGATCATTGTCGTGATATGAACTTTTCTTACGCTGCAGTAAAGCAATTAGAAGGAAAATATTTATTACAAAATCGTATTACTGGAAAAATTTATGAAAGTGCACAATTTCTGTATATTTTAATATCTGCATGTTTATTCGCTAAATATCCTAAAAATATTCGGATGAACTATGTTAAACGTTTTTATGATGCTATCTCTACCTTTAAAATTTCACTGCCCACACCAATAATGTCAGGAGTAAGAACTCCAACTCGTCAATTTAGTTCTTGTGTTTTAATTGAATGTGCAGATAACCTAAATTCTATTAATGCAACAACTAGTTGCATTGTAAAATATGTGTCACAAAGAGCTGGTATTGGAATAAATGCAGGTCAAATTAGAGCGTTAGGTAGTCCAATTAGAAATGGAGAAGCATTTCACACAGGATGTATTCCTTTTTATAAACTTTTTCAAAGCGCTGTAAAATCTTGTTCACAAGGTGGTGTTAGAGGTGGTGCGGCAACAGTTTTTTACCCAATATGGCATCTTGAAATTGAAAACTTATTAGTTTTAAAAAATAATAGAGGAATTGAAGAAAACAGAGTACGCCATCTTGATTATGCTGTTCAAATTAACAAATTAATGTATCAAAGAATGTTATTAGGAAAAAATATTACATTATTTAGTCCTTCTGATGTTCCAGAATTATATGAAAATTTCTTTTCCAATCAGAAAAAATTTAAAGAAATATATATTGAATACGAAAAAAATAAAACTATAAGAAAAAAAACTATTAAAGCAATCGACTTGTTTTCTTTAATTATGCAAGAAAGAACTTCTACTGGAAGAATTTATATACAAAATGTAGATCACTGTAATTCACACAGTTCTTTTAACCCTAAATTAGCTCCAATAAAACAATCTAATTTATGTCTAGAAATCACATTACCTACAAAACCACTCGATGATATTTATGATGAAAATGGAGAAATAGCTCTTTGTACATTATCAGCTTTAAATCTAGGTTTAATTAAAGATCTGAAAGAACTTGAAGAATTATCTATATTATCTGTTCGAGCATTAGATGAAATATTAGAATATCAAAATTATCCAATAGTATCTGCGAAAAACTCTTCTATTGAAAGACGTTCTTTAGGTATTGGCGTAATTAATTTTGCATATTATTTAGCTAAAAATAAAGTTCGTTATTCAGATGGAAGTGCAAAAAAATTAACACATAGAACTTTTGAAGCAATACAATATTATTTATTAAAAGCTTCTTGTGAATTAGCAAAAGAAAAAGGATCATGCATATTATTTAATCAAACAAATTATTATTTAGGAAAATTACCGATAGATACATACAAAAAAGATGTAGACATAATCTGTAACGAACCGTTACATTTAAACTGGAATCTACTACGAAAAAAAATTAAAAAACATGGTTTAAGAAATTCTACTTTATCTGCTTTAATGCCTTCAGAAACATCTTCTCAAATCTCTAATGCTACTAATGGTATTGAACCGCCAAGAGGATTCATTAGTATCAAAGCCTCAAAAGACGGCATGTTAAAACAAGTAGTTCCAGAATATAAAAAGTTAAAATCACAGTATGAATTACTTTGGGATATACCAAATAATACTGGATATTTAGAGCTGGTTGCTATTATGCAAAAGTTTATTGATCAATCTATTTCAGTTAACACTAATTACGATCCAAAACGTTTTACAAATGAAAAAATACCAATGAAACAACTTTTATATGATTTACTTGTGGCATATAAATTAGGAATAAAAACTTTATACTATCAAAACACTAGAGATGGTGCTGAAGATAATTATAACTTTAATAAATATGAAACAAGTAAAGAAGATAATTGTACAAGCGGTTCTTGTATTATATAA